In the genome of Cydia strobilella chromosome Z, ilCydStro3.1, whole genome shotgun sequence, one region contains:
- the LOC134754837 gene encoding DNA replication licensing factor Mcm7, with product MAMRDYAADKETLKNFFVDFCQTDDEGHKHFKYAEQLTRVAHREQVAFTVELDDLHETNEDLAEAVRQNTRRYTSMVSDVVYEMLPDYKHTEVTAKDALDVYIEHRIVLEARNHRIPGEMRDPRNRYPPELIRRFEVYFKDLSSAKSVPIREVKAEHIGKLTTVRGIVTRCTEVKPLLMVATYSCGACGAETYQPVRALHFTPPPACAADACRLNNAAGQLHLQTRGSRFQKFQEIKIQEHSDQVPVGHIPRQLAVYCRGDQCRRAQPGDHVAVTGVFLPLLGAGFRQIMQGLLSDTYLEAHGVLCVNASDECESAEALSEEELAELAEEQLYARMARSLAPEIYGHEDVKKALLLLLVGGVDRRPNGMKIRGNINICLMGDPGVAKSQLLNYIDRLAPRSQYTTGRGSSGVGLTAAVMKDPFTGEMMLEGGALVLADQGVCCIDEFDKMADADRTAIHEVMEQQTISIAKAGIMTCLNARVSILAAANPAYGRYNPKRSVEQNIQLPAALLSRFDLLWLIRDQPNREKDLELAKHITYVHQHGAQPAAETRALPMRLVRRYVALARRKQPVVPRHLADYIVSSYVELRREARNARDVTFTSARNLLAILRLSTALARLRLSDVVEKEDVSEAIRLVEMSKQSLQHVDENFQRGISSTDRIFAVVRDLAGASQTVKIADVIERCVDKGFKPDQVDACIEEYENLNVWQVNQVRTKITFM from the exons ATGGCTATGCGAGATTACGCTGCAGACAAAg AAACACTGAAGAACTTCTTCGTGGATTTCTGCCAGACTGATGACGAGGGGCATAAGCACTTTAAATATGCTGAACAACTCACTAGAGTCGCTCACAGGGAACAG GTGGCATTTACTGTGGAGCTGGATGACTTGCATGAAACAAATGAGGATCTGGCTGAGGCGGTGCGCCAGAACACGCGTCGATACACGAGCATGGTGTCGGACGTAGTGTACGAGATGCTACCTGACTACAAACACACGGAG GTTACTGCTAAAGATGCATTAGATGTATATATTGAGCATCGCATTGTGCTGGAGGCACGGAACCACCGGATCCCAGGGGAGATGAGGGATCCCAGGAATCGGTACCCTCCAGAGCTCATCAGAcgatt TGAAGTGTACTTCAAAGATCTGTCCAGTGCCAAGTCTGTACCAATTAGAGAAGTCAAGGCTGAACATATTGGCAAATTGACAACAGTAAGGG GCATAGTGACGCGTTGCACGGAAGTGAAGCCGCTGCTAATGGTGGCCACGTACTCatgcggcgcgtgcggcgccgAGACCTACCAGCCGGTGCGCGCGCTGCACTTCACGCCGCCGCCCGCCTGCGCCGCCGACGCCTGCCGCCTCAACAACGCCGCCGGACAGCTGCACCTACAGACGCGCGGCTCGCGCTTCCAGAAGTTCCAGGAGATCAAGATACAGGAACAT TCGGATCAAGTGCCGGTGGGGCACATCCCGCGGCAGCTGGCGGTGTACTGCCGCGGCGACCAGTGCCGGCGAGCGCAGCCCGGCGACCACGTGGCGGTTACCGGCGTCTTCCTGCCGCTGCTGGGCGCCGGCTTCCGCCAGATCATGCAGGGGCTGCTCTCCGACACCTACCTTGAGGCGCAC GGAGTGTTGTGCGTGAACGCGAGCGACGAGTGCGAGAGCGCGGAGGCGCTGTCCGAGGAGGAGCTGGCTGAGCTGGCGGAGGAGCAGCTGTACGCGCGCATGGCGCGCTCGCTGGCGCCCGAGATCTACGGCCACGAGGACGTCAAGAAGGCGCTGCTGCTACTGCTGGTCGGCGGCGTCGACAG GCGGCCGAACGGTATGAAGATCCGCGGCAACATCAACATCTGCCTGATGGGCGACCCGGGCGTGGCCAAGTCGCAGCTGCTCAACTACATCGACCGTCTGGCGCCGCGCAGCCAGTACACCACCGGCCGCGGCTCCTCGGGCGTCGGCCTCACTGCTGCCGTCATGAAG GATCCGTTTACAGGCGAGATGATGCTGGAAGGCGGCGCGCTGGTGCTGGCCGACCAGGGCGTGTGCTGCATCGACGAGTTCGACAAGATGGCCGACGCCGACCGCACCGCCATCCACGAGGTCATGGAGCAGCAGACCATTAGCATCGCAAAG GCGGGTATAATGACGTGCCTGAACGCGCGCGTGTCGATCCTGGCGGCCGCGAACCCCGCCTACGGCCGCTACAACCCCAAGCGCAGCGTCGAGCAGAACATCCAGCTGCCCGCCGCGCTGCTGTCGCGGTTCGACCTGCTGTGGCTCATCCGCGACCAGCCTAATCG CGAGAAGGACCTGGAGCTAGCCAAGCACATCACGTACGTGCACCAGCACGGCGCGCAGCCGGCGGCCGAGACGCGCGCGCTGCCCATGCGCCTCGTGCGCCGCTACGTGGCGCTCGCGCGCCGCAAGCAGCCCGTCGTGCCGCGCCACCTCGCCGACTACATCGTCT CGTCATACGTGGAGCTGCGGCGGGAGGCACGCAACGCGCGTGACGTCACCTTCACCTCTGCAAGGAACTTGCTTGCAATCTTGCGCCTCTCCACCGCTTTAGCCCGTCTCAG ATTGTCGGACGTAGTAGAAAAAGAAGATGTTTCAGAAGCCATTCGCCTCGTGGAGATGTCTAAACAGTCACTACAGCACGTTGACGAAAATTTCCAAAG GGGTATCAGCTCGACGGACCGCATCTTCGCGGTGGTGCGCGACCTGGCGGGCGCCAGCCAGACCGTGAAGATCGCCGACGTCATAGAGCGCTGCGTGGACAAGGGGTTCAAACCCGACCAG GTGGATGCGTGCATCGAGGAGTACGAGAATCTGAACGTGTGGCAGGTCAACCAGGTGCGCACCAAGATCACCTTCATGTGA